In Anastrepha obliqua isolate idAnaObli1 unplaced genomic scaffold, idAnaObli1_1.0 ptg000012l, whole genome shotgun sequence, a single window of DNA contains:
- the LOC129251316 gene encoding piggyBac transposable element-derived protein 3-like → MASRDFSRSVRPTDPDFGDRIQRLMANADSDNDSDFSVIDDSDADPDFVISDHEDQVIPGTPSSSESEEDDIVNLHNNVDNIINAVAEGIDHLPEYFLERMKKNETGPPNAWKSDPPPRNVRTPARNIILTRLPAMRPTARSLGNNPEKKEVWKLFFDDDIISKIVTHTNIKLASVRLNLSANTNQSNYRDTDMEEIQALIGLLVLASVLRSNDEKMKSLFTKDECSRPIFRATMSEKHYEILMGSLRFDDAQTRAQRRNDDKAAAISEIFYKIISNSQAAYSPSEFVTVDEMLVPFRGRCAFRVYMPKKPKKYSIKVMCLTDAKTSYLVNAYIYTGKNSDGEGLSEKEQEMPVAVQSLTRLCKVIEGRKRNVTADNWFTSLDGVKQLGKMKLTYVGTVRKDKRTIPEEFQACRRRPVASTLHGFRGEMTLLSFVPKQNRSVCLISTFHHSIETNQNKKKPEVISFYNETKSGVDVLDMKCAVFTSSRKTRRWPLAMFYRLVNIANVNSFIVYMSYSGTQMTTRFEFTKRLAHELIVPHLQKRLEGVVNLPRDLTVDIKKILGDNPDPLPAAGALTDRLEKRKTCGKCPPSSDRKTQHKCFRCNVPICGSCQIRSCFECAAL, encoded by the coding sequence ATGGCTAGTCGTGATTTCAGTAGAAGTGTACGGCCTACTGACCCGGACTTTGGTGATCGGATTCAAAGGTTGATGGCTAATGCAGACAGTGATAACGATAGTGATTTCAGCGTGATCGACGATTCAGATGCCGATCCGGACTTTGTCATCTCAGACCACGAGGACCAAGTCATACCAGGAACACCTAGTTCTTCAGAAAGTGAAGAAGATGATATTGTGAATCTACATAATAATGTGGACAACATAATAAATGCAGTTGCTGAAGGAATTGATCATCTTCCTGAGTACTTTTTGGagcgaatgaaaaaaaatgaaaccggGCCTCCAAATGCATGGAAAAGTGACCCACCTCCAAGAAATGTACGAACTCCAGccagaaatattattttgactagACTACCAGCAATGAGACCAACTGCAAGATCTTTAGGCAACAATCCTGAAAAGAAAGAAGTCTGGAAACTATTTTTTGATGACGATATCATTTCGAAAATAGTTACACATACTAACATCAAGTTGGCAAGTGTTCGGTTGAATCTTTCAGCAAATACTAATCAAAGCAACTACCGAGACACTGACATGGAAGAAATTCAAGCTCTCATTGGCTTGTTAGTACTGGCATCGGTTCTTAGATCAAATGATGAGAAAATGAAATCCCTTTTCACTAAAGATGAATGCAGTCGCCCAATATTTCGTGCGACGATGTCTGAAAAGCACTATGAGATACTCATGGGATCGTTGCGATTTGATGATGCACAAACACGTGCCCAAAGAAGGAATGATGATAAAGCTGCTGctatttccgaaatattttacaaaatcatTTCAAATAGCCAGGCAGCTTACAGCCCATCTGAGTTTGTAACAGTAGATGAGATGTTGGTTCCCTTCCGAGGGCGTTGTGCATTCCGAGTCTACATGcctaaaaaacctaaaaaatataGCATAAAGGTGATGTGTCTGACAGACGCCAAGACGTCATATCTAGTGAATGCCTACATCTATACTGGTAAAAACAGCGATGGCGAAGGATTGAGTGAAAAGGAACAAGAGATGCCGGTAGCTGTTCAATCTCTTACAAGATTATGTAAAGTTATTGAAGGCAGAAAACGCAATGTTACCGCCGATAATTGGTTTACCTCGTTGGATGGTGTGAAGCAACTTGGAAAAATGAAACTGACATACGTGGGCACTGTCAGAAAGGACAAAAGAACTATCCCTGAAGAGTTTCAAGCCTGTCGAAGACGGCCTGTTGCCTCTACACTGCATGGCTTTCGAGGAGAAATGACACTCTTATCTTTTGTGCCAAAACAGAACAGATCAGTTTGTCTCATATCTACGTTTCACCATTCCATTGAAACAAATCAGAACAAGAAGAAACCTGAGGTGATTAGTTTCTACAATGAAACAAAGTCAGGGGTAGATGTACTGGACATGAAGTGTGCAGTGTTTACTTCCAGCCGAAAAACTAGAAGATGGCCGCTTGCAATGTTTTATCGCCTAGTGAACATTGCCAATGTCAACAGTTTCATTGTGTATATGAGCTACTCCGGCACTCAGATGACAACCAGATTTGAGTTCACAAAGCGTTTAGCCCATGAGCTGATTGTTCCGCATCTTCAGAAGAGGCTTGAAGGTGTGGTAAATCTTCCACGGGACTTGACTGTTGACATCAAGAAGATCCTCGGTGATAATCCAGATCCTCTACCAGCTGCAGGTGCTCTTACCGACCGATTGGAGAAGCGGAAAACCTGTGGGAAATGTCCGCCAAGCAGTGACAGGAAGACACAACACAAGTGCTTCAGATGCAATGTGCCAATCTGCGGTAGCTGTCAAATCCGGTCCTGCTTTGAATGTGCCGCTTTGTGa
- the LOC129251317 gene encoding uncharacterized protein LOC129251317, which translates to MPRKIYSDNATNFVGADPKLRELRDAFAAQQTEVQKYATGEGFTFDFISPRAPHFDGLWETAVKSAKHLLVRAIGNALLTGVELQTLLAEVEAILNSRPLVPLRQDPNDGEARTPAHLLVGCPFERCHQPKYRWTQCVAATDGNLSVVSSYSFGDCGPGTTCWFFNRGASGSIRSATSS; encoded by the coding sequence ATGCCGCGGAAAATATACAGCGACAACGCCACCAACTTTGTCGGCGCCGATCCCAAACTTCGCGAGCTGAGGGATGCTTTCGCGGCCCAACAAACGGAAGTGCAGAAATACGCAACGGGCGAAGGATTCACCTTCGACTTTATATCACCCAGGGCGCCGCACTTCGACGGGTTATGGGAGACGGCAGTGAAGTCCGCCAAACATCTCCTCGTGCGCGCAATCGGCAACGCGCTGCTCACCGGCGTAGAACTGCAAACGCTGCTCGCCGAGGTCGAGGCCATACTCAACTCCCGACCCCTGGTACCACTGAGACAGGACCCGAACGATGGAGAGGCCCGAACACCAGCGCACCTACTAGTTGGGTGCCCCTTCGAGCGCTGCCACCAGCCCAAGTATCGATGGACCCAATGCGTTGCTGCGACAGATGGCAACTTGTCTGTTGTCTCAAGCTACAGTTTTGGCGACTGTGGTCCAGGAACTACCTGTTGGTTCTTCAACAGAGGAGCAAGTGGTAGCATCCGAAGCGCAACTTCGAGCTGA